In Stieleria varia, one genomic interval encodes:
- a CDS encoding Fur family transcriptional regulator, which produces MSPADPSPAKRPKDSSQDPESLMDAMRDEIRGAGLRATPGRVATLSILRDSHAPMTHNEVADALQPTGVDKATAFRNLNDLVDAGLLRRTELGDHLYRFEAVAAGDEHSISHPHFVCVDCGGVTCLDNVQLTAGSRRASESVGDITEILLRGHCSDCR; this is translated from the coding sequence ATGAGTCCCGCCGATCCAAGTCCAGCCAAGCGTCCCAAGGATTCTTCCCAAGATCCCGAGTCGCTGATGGACGCCATGCGGGACGAAATTCGCGGTGCGGGATTGCGGGCCACGCCGGGGCGAGTGGCGACATTGTCGATTCTGCGTGACTCTCACGCCCCCATGACGCACAACGAAGTCGCCGATGCGTTGCAGCCGACCGGGGTGGATAAAGCCACCGCGTTTCGGAATCTGAATGATCTGGTCGATGCCGGTTTGCTTCGGCGGACCGAGTTGGGCGATCACCTGTATCGGTTCGAAGCCGTGGCCGCTGGCGATGAGCATTCCATCAGCCATCCGCATTTTGTTTGCGTGGACTGTGGCGGTGTCACTTGTTTAGACAACGTCCAATTGACCGCCGGCAGTCGCCGTGCCAGTGAAAGCGTGGGCGATATCACGGAGATTCTGCTGCGCGGGCACTGCAGCGATTGTCGCTAG
- a CDS encoding ZIP family transporter: protein MPIEVLLCLYCVFVITASVAGGRLPTLIRMTHLRTQIMMSFVGGLMLGIALLHLLPHAAHWLPSPHKIGIGTLTGVLVMFLLQRAFHHHHHDIPHEDVAVGEGNDPHDHADAHSGHHDHVGHEHADHEHVGHEHADHEHVGHEHAAHGIACEHEHHQQRTFGWVGMVFGLGLHTMIDGVAMAASAMAEYGHGAWMGLAGLGTFLAVALHKPLDAFAITTMMRAEGWPEGRRSAINVAFSLAAPTGAILFYFFASAMPREFALIGWGLAISAGFFLCIALADLLPELSFHDHDRGKLTLALLVGIALAIAVENLPGHTHAAHTQIPAGGEVQELPMESNTAKESIESKQ, encoded by the coding sequence ATGCCGATCGAAGTCCTTTTGTGTTTGTACTGTGTTTTTGTGATCACCGCGTCGGTCGCCGGTGGGCGATTGCCGACGTTGATCCGCATGACGCACTTGCGAACGCAGATCATGATGAGCTTTGTCGGCGGGCTGATGCTTGGCATTGCACTGCTGCACCTGCTGCCGCATGCGGCACACTGGCTGCCATCACCGCACAAAATCGGCATCGGCACTTTGACCGGCGTGTTGGTCATGTTCTTGCTGCAGAGAGCGTTTCATCACCACCACCACGACATCCCTCATGAAGACGTTGCAGTAGGCGAGGGGAACGATCCGCATGACCATGCAGATGCTCATTCAGGTCATCATGATCATGTGGGGCACGAGCATGCAGATCACGAACATGTGGGGCACGAACATGCGGATCACGAACATGTGGGGCACGAACATGCTGCGCACGGGATCGCGTGTGAGCATGAGCATCATCAGCAACGGACGTTTGGTTGGGTCGGCATGGTCTTTGGGCTTGGATTGCACACCATGATCGACGGCGTTGCGATGGCAGCCAGTGCGATGGCCGAATACGGACACGGCGCGTGGATGGGGCTGGCTGGTCTGGGAACGTTCCTTGCCGTAGCGTTGCACAAGCCATTGGATGCATTTGCCATCACGACGATGATGCGTGCTGAAGGCTGGCCAGAGGGCCGCCGCAGCGCTATCAACGTTGCCTTTTCATTGGCTGCACCCACCGGTGCGATCCTGTTTTATTTTTTCGCCTCTGCGATGCCCAGGGAGTTCGCACTGATCGGCTGGGGACTTGCGATCTCGGCTGGATTTTTTCTGTGCATCGCGTTGGCGGACTTGCTGCCCGAGCTTTCCTTTCACGATCACGATCGAGGAAAGCTGACCCTCGCCTTGCTGGTGGGAATCGCCCTGGCCATCGCGGTGGAGAATCTGCCGGGGCACACCCACGCGGCGCACACACAGATTCCTGCAGGCGGGGAAGTTCAAGAACTGCCAATGGAATCCAACACGGCGAAAGAATCCATCGAGTCAAAGCAATGA
- a CDS encoding metal ABC transporter permease: MIGRLVALTILTLIVLTQSLSAAEPVSGSLAESAIQWPTWSQWRRVLTFQDYNTRIVVFGVATLGAAAGLVGNFTLLRKRALMGDALSHATLPGIALAFVMATAMGMDGKSLVVLLLGATVSGLLGMAAILWIRSQTRLHEDAALGIVLSVFFGAGVALLGVSQQMSTGNAAGLESYIYGKTASMGAVDAKLIFAAATIVIVLGCLMFKEFKLLCFDDGFAGSRGFPVMLLDILLMSMVVLITIVGLQAVGLVLMIALLVIPAAAARFWTEEMSWMSVYATVIGLIGSVCGATLSAVFPRLPSGAMIVLVCSFFFFLSMLFGRSRGVVFRWLRRRRLNRRIDRQHLMRAMFELGESRQSRAKNVSGRKHPSVSIGQLLKRRSWSKRRLATAIEAAAEEKLLRQHGDSIRLTSAGMTEAARLTRQHRMWEMYLIAYAEIAPAQVDRDADDIEHVLEPEIIDQLEVLLEQERLRIPVPEDPHAGEHNESQTGATSNVSTDTEMSR; this comes from the coding sequence GTGATAGGACGGTTGGTCGCGTTGACGATTCTGACGTTGATCGTGCTGACTCAATCGCTGTCAGCCGCCGAGCCGGTTTCTGGTTCGTTGGCGGAGTCAGCGATCCAATGGCCGACCTGGAGCCAGTGGCGTCGTGTCTTGACCTTCCAGGATTACAACACGCGAATCGTTGTGTTCGGAGTCGCGACCTTGGGCGCCGCCGCCGGCTTGGTGGGCAATTTCACCCTGCTGCGCAAACGTGCATTGATGGGAGATGCCCTCAGCCACGCCACGTTGCCGGGAATCGCATTGGCGTTTGTAATGGCAACGGCCATGGGAATGGACGGCAAGTCACTGGTTGTGCTGCTGCTTGGAGCAACCGTCAGCGGCTTGCTGGGCATGGCAGCCATCCTGTGGATTCGCAGCCAAACGCGTTTGCACGAGGACGCCGCGCTGGGGATCGTCCTGAGCGTTTTCTTCGGTGCCGGCGTCGCGCTGCTGGGCGTGAGCCAACAGATGTCGACCGGAAACGCAGCGGGTTTGGAGAGTTATATCTACGGCAAGACGGCATCGATGGGTGCGGTTGATGCGAAGTTGATCTTTGCAGCGGCGACGATCGTGATTGTGTTGGGTTGTTTGATGTTCAAAGAATTCAAGCTGCTGTGTTTCGACGACGGCTTTGCCGGATCACGCGGCTTTCCCGTCATGCTGTTGGATATCTTGCTGATGTCCATGGTGGTGTTGATCACCATCGTGGGTCTGCAAGCAGTCGGTTTGGTGCTGATGATTGCGTTATTGGTCATCCCGGCGGCAGCGGCCAGGTTTTGGACGGAGGAAATGTCGTGGATGTCGGTTTACGCGACGGTGATCGGATTGATCGGCAGCGTTTGTGGCGCCACGCTCAGTGCTGTCTTTCCACGCTTGCCGTCGGGAGCCATGATCGTCCTGGTGTGCAGCTTCTTCTTTTTCCTCAGCATGCTGTTCGGGCGTTCGCGAGGAGTCGTCTTCCGCTGGCTGCGTCGGCGACGACTGAATCGGCGTATTGATCGCCAACACCTGATGCGAGCCATGTTTGAGCTGGGAGAGTCGCGACAGTCGCGTGCCAAGAACGTCAGCGGGCGCAAGCATCCGTCGGTCTCGATCGGGCAATTGCTGAAACGCCGCAGCTGGTCCAAACGTCGATTGGCTACAGCGATTGAGGCCGCCGCAGAAGAAAAACTGTTGCGTCAACACGGCGACAGTATTCGCTTGACCAGCGCGGGGATGACCGAAGCAGCGCGATTGACGCGACAGCACCGCATGTGGGAAATGTACTTGATCGCATACGCTGAAATCGCGCCGGCTCAAGTCGACCGCGATGCGGATGACATCGAACATGTGCTGGAACCGGAGATCATTGACCAGCTCGAAGTGCTGCTGGAGCAAGAGCGACTGCGGATTCCGGTTCCCGAGGATCCGCATGCCGGAGAGCACAACGAATCCCAGACCGGCGCAACATCAAATGTGTCAACAGATACGGAGATGTCGCGATGA
- a CDS encoding homoserine dehydrogenase: MEKTNVAIVGLGTVGTGVARLLLDHGDRTARHAGRTMWLKRAVVRDLAKPRDVDLPAGVVTESLDDVINDPEITVVAQLIGGLEPARTIMLQLMAAGKDIVTANKALLAEHGPELFTKARELGRSIAFEASVAGGIPIIANISQCLSANQILSMEGILNGTSNFIVTQMDEKGASYDDVVRKAQELGYAEADPTMDVDGTDAAQKLAILAHLAFGATVDWSQIPRTGIDRLDPTDLQYARELGYRIKLLAVAHLADDGLELSVAPTLVRIGTPIAEVRDAFNAIRVIGDAVGPVFYHGLGAGQMPTASAVVADLIDTAVGRTKLTFQTLEYFSIDQPPRVLLRDANTLMARYYFRLHVANHPGTLAAIAAVLERHNISIASVIQHENGGGSPHLDPVPLVIMTHSTTEGASRAATEEIASLPSVTGGVVALRVKD; this comes from the coding sequence ATGGAAAAGACAAATGTAGCCATCGTTGGCTTAGGAACTGTAGGCACCGGGGTCGCACGTTTACTGTTGGACCACGGAGATCGAACCGCGCGACACGCCGGGCGCACAATGTGGCTCAAGCGAGCCGTGGTCCGTGATTTGGCCAAACCACGAGATGTCGACTTGCCAGCCGGTGTCGTCACCGAAAGTCTCGACGACGTCATCAACGATCCCGAAATCACGGTCGTGGCGCAATTGATCGGCGGCTTGGAGCCCGCCCGCACGATCATGCTGCAACTGATGGCAGCAGGCAAAGACATCGTGACGGCGAACAAGGCGTTGTTGGCCGAACACGGGCCGGAGCTTTTCACCAAAGCCAGGGAGTTGGGACGCAGCATCGCCTTCGAAGCCAGCGTGGCTGGCGGCATCCCAATCATCGCCAACATCAGCCAATGCCTCTCGGCCAACCAGATCCTGTCGATGGAAGGCATCCTCAATGGCACCAGCAACTTCATCGTCACACAGATGGATGAAAAGGGCGCCTCGTATGACGACGTGGTTCGAAAAGCACAAGAACTCGGCTACGCGGAAGCCGATCCGACGATGGACGTCGACGGGACCGACGCAGCGCAAAAACTGGCGATCCTCGCCCACCTTGCGTTCGGTGCAACGGTCGATTGGTCTCAAATCCCACGAACCGGAATCGATCGACTCGATCCGACCGACCTGCAATACGCCCGCGAGCTCGGCTATCGGATCAAGCTGTTGGCCGTTGCCCACTTAGCGGATGACGGTCTGGAGCTGTCTGTCGCACCGACATTGGTTCGCATCGGCACGCCGATCGCCGAAGTCCGAGATGCGTTCAACGCGATACGTGTGATCGGCGATGCAGTCGGCCCGGTCTTTTATCACGGATTGGGTGCAGGACAGATGCCCACCGCGTCGGCCGTCGTCGCGGATTTGATCGACACGGCTGTTGGGCGTACCAAGCTGACGTTCCAAACCCTGGAGTATTTTTCGATCGACCAGCCTCCACGTGTATTGTTGCGCGACGCCAACACGTTAATGGCACGGTACTATTTCCGCCTGCACGTCGCCAACCATCCCGGCACGCTCGCCGCGATTGCCGCCGTGTTGGAACGCCACAACATCTCGATCGCGTCGGTCATCCAGCACGAAAACGGTGGCGGCTCTCCGCACTTGGACCCCGTCCCACTGGTCATCATGACCCACTCGACGACCGAGGGTGCCAGCCGCGCCGCGACCGAAGAAATCGCTTCGTTACCGTCGGTCACCGGCGGCGTGGTCGCGCTACGCGTAAAGGACTAG
- a CDS encoding metal ABC transporter permease — translation MSPISTDAIFANLVFAWGWLDNWIVVVGCLSALAAALLGNFLVLRRMSMLGDAVTHAVLPGIAIAFLITQSRSSLPMFIGAVIVGVLTAVFTEWIRGIGKVDEGASMGVVFTSLFAFGLVLLVQTADKVDLDPNCVLYGAIELTPLDYFVIGDKQIPRAALVLGIVTVINALFVTVFFKELKISSFDPALATTMGISAKGMHYALMVLVSVTAVASFESVGSILVVAMFIVPPAAAYMLTDRLGWMICLSGLIAIASASLGHVAAIVVPTWFGYGSTTTSGMMAVVAGLLFVVAACLGPRHGVIIKAIRRQQLAWTILCDDVVGFLYRCEERANGCAHMSTLSSELFASRFSLGFALRGLLRQGQIRLLTDGYALTEAGRDRARQLVRSHRLWEQYLVTETTAQTDKIHARAHQFEHFTERPMRDELDRVTEAPELDPHGTPIPREET, via the coding sequence ATGAGTCCAATTTCCACCGATGCGATTTTTGCCAATCTCGTTTTTGCCTGGGGATGGCTCGACAACTGGATCGTCGTGGTGGGATGCCTGTCGGCGCTTGCCGCTGCGTTGCTCGGGAACTTTCTCGTGCTCAGGCGAATGAGCATGTTGGGCGATGCGGTCACGCATGCGGTATTGCCGGGGATCGCCATTGCGTTCTTGATCACGCAGAGTCGTAGCAGCTTGCCGATGTTCATCGGGGCAGTGATTGTCGGCGTGTTGACAGCCGTGTTCACGGAATGGATCCGAGGGATCGGAAAGGTGGACGAAGGAGCGTCGATGGGGGTCGTCTTCACGTCCCTTTTTGCTTTCGGGCTCGTGCTGCTCGTGCAAACCGCTGACAAAGTCGACTTGGACCCGAATTGTGTGCTGTACGGTGCGATCGAGCTGACACCGCTGGACTATTTCGTCATCGGCGACAAGCAGATCCCGAGGGCTGCCTTGGTCTTGGGAATCGTCACGGTCATCAACGCCTTGTTCGTCACCGTCTTTTTCAAGGAACTCAAGATCAGCTCGTTCGATCCCGCGCTTGCCACCACGATGGGGATCTCTGCCAAAGGGATGCACTACGCCTTGATGGTGCTGGTCAGCGTGACGGCGGTCGCAAGCTTTGAAAGCGTCGGCAGCATTCTGGTCGTAGCGATGTTTATTGTGCCGCCCGCAGCGGCATACATGTTGACCGATCGACTGGGCTGGATGATCTGCCTGAGCGGGTTGATCGCGATCGCGTCGGCATCGTTGGGACATGTCGCGGCGATCGTTGTTCCCACTTGGTTCGGATACGGCAGCACCACGACGTCGGGAATGATGGCGGTTGTGGCGGGACTGCTGTTCGTTGTTGCCGCCTGCCTTGGGCCGCGACATGGCGTGATCATCAAAGCCATTCGACGTCAGCAACTCGCATGGACCATCTTGTGCGACGACGTCGTCGGATTCTTATATCGCTGTGAAGAACGCGCCAACGGATGCGCACACATGAGCACTTTGTCGTCCGAACTGTTCGCCTCACGATTTTCACTCGGCTTTGCACTACGCGGCTTGCTCAGACAGGGGCAGATCCGGCTGCTGACCGATGGCTACGCGTTGACGGAAGCCGGGCGAGATCGAGCGAGACAGCTCGTGCGTTCGCACCGCTTGTGGGAACAGTACTTGGTCACGGAGACAACCGCGCAGACGGACAAGATTCACGCCCGGGCACACCAGTTCGAACACTTTACTGAACGCCCGATGCGGGACGAATTGGATCGCGTGACGGAAGCGCCGGAGCTGGATCCACACGGCACACCGATCCCGAGAGAAGAAACCTAG
- a CDS encoding metal ABC transporter ATP-binding protein produces MISTDPNSARGPSEGDESPDYSQIPLSIDDLTVAYHRKPVIWDVGFDLPRGKLIGVVGPNGAGKSTLLKAVLDLIPRASGRIEVFGEPYKKNRHRVGYVPQRESVDWQFPVSALDVVTMGLYDKIGWCMPVRQRHRDQAMSALEKVGIAELAKRQISQLSGGQQQRTFLARALVQDAELYLMDEPFAAVDAATESAIVDILRLLRNDGKTAVVIHHDLQSVPEYFDYVVLLNMRVVAHGPVNETFTPENLQKTYGGRLTLLDEVTEAMRRKEQSL; encoded by the coding sequence ATGATTTCAACGGACCCAAACTCGGCGCGTGGCCCTTCTGAAGGTGATGAGTCGCCCGATTACTCTCAGATTCCGCTGTCGATCGACGACCTGACGGTTGCCTATCATCGCAAACCGGTGATCTGGGACGTGGGTTTTGATCTGCCACGAGGCAAGCTGATCGGCGTGGTCGGCCCCAACGGTGCCGGCAAGAGCACGCTGCTCAAAGCGGTCCTGGATTTGATCCCACGTGCCTCGGGACGGATCGAAGTCTTCGGGGAACCTTACAAAAAGAATCGCCACCGCGTCGGCTATGTTCCTCAGCGCGAGAGCGTGGATTGGCAGTTCCCGGTCAGCGCGTTGGATGTTGTCACGATGGGTTTGTACGACAAGATCGGTTGGTGCATGCCGGTTCGACAGCGGCATCGAGACCAGGCGATGTCGGCGCTTGAGAAAGTCGGAATAGCGGAGCTTGCCAAACGACAGATCAGTCAACTTTCCGGCGGGCAACAACAGCGGACGTTTCTGGCGCGAGCCTTGGTCCAAGACGCTGAACTTTATTTGATGGATGAGCCGTTTGCGGCCGTCGATGCGGCGACGGAAAGCGCGATCGTGGACATCCTGCGGCTTCTGAGAAACGATGGCAAGACGGCGGTCGTGATTCACCACGACCTGCAAAGCGTCCCGGAGTACTTTGACTACGTCGTGTTGCTCAACATGCGAGTCGTTGCTCACGGCCCCGTCAATGAAACGTTTACGCCTGAGAATCTGCAGAAAACGTATGGCGGGCGATTGACCTTGTTGGACGAAGTCACCGAGGCGATGCGTCGCAAGGAGCAGTCGCTGTGA
- a CDS encoding Hsp70 family protein produces the protein MPENNRSDSHPAVGIDLGTTFSAVAYLDASGRPETIRNAEGDLTTPSAVFFDRTHPIVGVEAVEAGLMEPERLALYAKRDVGEVRYEKQIRGEHLPPEVLQALVLRKLKEDAELKLGEIQKAVVTVPAFFNEPCRKATQDAGRLAGLEVLDIINEPTAAAITYGVEQGFLSEDGVSKQRERILVYDLGGGTFDVTVMDIDAAEYNTVATAGDVYLGGIDWDRRIVDFISEEFLKEHGVDPRLDPQAEQELLRKANQTKHALTQRESVSIAFAHDGMRLRTQLDQTQFAKLCDDLVERTLLTVQLVLDDAKITWSDLTRLILVGGSTRMPMVRSELEKRSGMTLDRSLSPDEAVSHGAALYAGMLLGHKGESCRGIRVSNVNSHDLGVLAIDPKTGQPRRQVMIPRNSPLPARKRVRFRTHKDNQPNVKIDVVEGGDDRGTNATSIGKCLVDDLPAKTPKGTNVDVQFDYTQDGRLTVRASLPEMDRKIKLTLNRAAGLSDEQIEAWRERMEKGLGDPDPNDIAVETSAGTTDAPAETAAAEATTVNTPVIQNTEKPIVIATASPTTNPPTGPVKIAVAGGKSEPKPTAVIPAISTGAKPVPVVDDIPDFSEIAGESIKVGPVKIEPVQPTSVPKPAAVSSMISPAPASPAPASATPPSNATTAAAPVINIPGVSDAPKPKVDVTKLFGNLPDNPKPPAATPRPMIKLGDDPNMPPPKVNPSDLNFEQLAGLSGGAAKKPAPSAVPIIQTDAAPSAAKSKKPAEKKSGGLFGRKKKKVDEE, from the coding sequence ATGCCCGAGAACAATCGCTCCGACTCTCATCCCGCCGTAGGCATCGATCTCGGCACCACCTTCTCCGCCGTTGCGTACTTGGACGCGTCTGGACGACCGGAGACCATTCGCAATGCGGAAGGTGATTTGACGACTCCCAGCGCCGTGTTCTTTGATCGAACGCACCCGATCGTGGGCGTGGAAGCGGTGGAGGCTGGATTGATGGAACCGGAGCGTTTGGCGTTGTACGCGAAGCGTGACGTGGGCGAGGTTCGCTATGAAAAGCAGATTCGTGGGGAACACTTGCCGCCAGAAGTGTTACAGGCGTTGGTGTTGCGAAAACTGAAAGAAGACGCTGAGTTGAAACTCGGTGAAATCCAGAAAGCGGTCGTCACCGTGCCCGCTTTCTTTAATGAGCCGTGTCGTAAAGCCACGCAAGACGCGGGGCGACTGGCGGGGTTGGAGGTGTTGGACATCATCAATGAGCCGACCGCCGCCGCAATCACTTACGGCGTCGAGCAAGGCTTTCTCTCCGAAGATGGCGTGAGCAAACAACGCGAGCGGATCTTGGTCTATGACTTGGGCGGTGGCACCTTTGACGTCACCGTCATGGACATCGATGCAGCCGAGTACAACACCGTCGCGACCGCGGGCGACGTGTACTTGGGCGGCATCGACTGGGACCGACGCATCGTCGATTTTATCTCCGAGGAATTCCTCAAGGAGCACGGAGTCGATCCACGGTTGGATCCTCAAGCCGAGCAGGAACTGCTCAGGAAGGCCAACCAAACGAAGCACGCGTTGACGCAACGCGAAAGCGTTTCGATTGCATTTGCTCACGACGGCATGCGATTGCGCACTCAGTTGGATCAAACCCAATTCGCGAAGCTCTGTGACGACTTGGTCGAACGCACGCTGCTGACGGTGCAGCTGGTCCTGGACGACGCCAAGATCACTTGGTCGGATTTAACACGTTTGATTCTGGTGGGTGGTTCAACTCGCATGCCGATGGTGCGCAGCGAGTTGGAGAAACGATCCGGGATGACGCTGGATCGATCGCTTTCGCCCGATGAAGCGGTCAGCCATGGTGCGGCGCTCTACGCAGGCATGCTGCTGGGACACAAAGGAGAATCGTGTCGCGGCATCCGCGTCTCGAACGTCAATTCACACGACTTGGGAGTGCTGGCGATTGATCCCAAGACGGGCCAGCCGCGCCGACAAGTCATGATCCCTCGCAACTCGCCCCTGCCGGCGCGCAAGCGAGTTCGTTTTCGCACTCACAAGGACAACCAGCCAAACGTCAAGATCGATGTCGTGGAAGGTGGCGATGACCGCGGGACCAACGCCACGTCGATCGGTAAATGTCTGGTCGACGATTTGCCGGCCAAGACCCCCAAAGGCACCAACGTCGATGTGCAATTCGACTACACGCAAGACGGCCGGCTGACCGTCCGCGCTTCGCTGCCCGAAATGGATCGCAAGATCAAATTGACGCTCAACCGAGCGGCCGGATTGAGCGACGAACAGATCGAAGCCTGGCGTGAACGTATGGAAAAGGGCTTGGGCGATCCTGATCCCAATGACATTGCCGTGGAAACATCGGCCGGCACGACGGATGCTCCCGCTGAGACAGCTGCTGCAGAAGCAACCACTGTGAACACTCCGGTCATTCAGAACACTGAAAAACCGATCGTGATCGCGACCGCATCGCCAACGACAAATCCTCCCACCGGGCCGGTCAAAATCGCGGTCGCGGGCGGCAAGAGCGAACCCAAGCCTACTGCCGTGATCCCCGCCATCTCGACCGGCGCGAAACCCGTTCCGGTCGTCGATGACATTCCAGATTTCTCGGAGATCGCTGGGGAATCGATCAAAGTGGGTCCCGTGAAAATTGAACCCGTGCAGCCCACATCGGTACCCAAGCCGGCGGCCGTTTCATCAATGATATCTCCGGCACCCGCGTCTCCGGCACCCGCGTCCGCCACGCCTCCCTCCAATGCAACGACGGCAGCCGCTCCTGTGATCAACATTCCCGGCGTCAGCGATGCCCCCAAGCCGAAGGTCGATGTCACGAAGCTTTTTGGCAATTTGCCCGACAACCCCAAACCGCCTGCCGCGACGCCCCGACCGATGATCAAACTGGGCGACGACCCCAACATGCCGCCGCCGAAAGTCAACCCCAGCGATTTGAACTTTGAGCAACTGGCCGGCTTATCCGGCGGAGCGGCAAAGAAGCCCGCTCCCTCCGCTGTGCCGATCATTCAAACGGACGCCGCCCCGTCGGCCGCCAAGTCCAAGAAACCGGCTGAGAAAAAGTCCGGCGGTCTGTTTGGCCGCAAGAAGAAAAAGGTTGACGAGGAGTGA
- a CDS encoding DUF1559 domain-containing protein, which translates to MNRMHARKRNGFTLVELLVVIAIIGILVGLLLPAVQAAREAARRMSCSNNFKQIGLGFQNYHSTYKRLPMHMGGTNRVQPGVSSWFIVPGGSDRGSNRLTLSVFVGLTPFIEQQSIWEQISNPNSTDLSNPGTPRVPPFPPMGPMPNDEDCGLGPGSNTRNTAYAPWMTEIPTLRCPSDPGTGLPAMGRTNYAACLGDACQYHDQGPYSSGTLQSISNSVTVALNASGRGVFVSRTKTAFRDILDGLSNTIMAGEIATDLGDRNVSTTHKQINSFPTVANNPLVCRSDIDPLRPNHWAPGTTLLAAGNQGRGFRWASGCAPYSVMNTILPPNSEVCLSYGHTGNGICPPSSRHQGGVHVLMTDGAVVFISDSVEAGDSSSPTVNNSSTGLPPGSKSPYGLWGSLGTKASSEVISSEL; encoded by the coding sequence ATGAATCGCATGCACGCTCGGAAACGAAACGGCTTTACCTTGGTCGAGTTGCTCGTTGTCATCGCCATCATTGGCATTTTGGTTGGACTGCTGCTGCCCGCCGTACAAGCGGCACGAGAAGCTGCCCGTAGAATGAGCTGCAGCAACAATTTCAAACAAATCGGCTTGGGCTTTCAAAACTATCATTCCACCTACAAGCGGTTGCCGATGCACATGGGCGGCACCAACCGTGTTCAACCGGGTGTCTCCAGTTGGTTCATCGTCCCTGGAGGTTCAGACCGCGGTTCCAATCGATTGACACTCAGCGTGTTCGTTGGATTGACACCGTTCATCGAGCAGCAATCCATCTGGGAACAAATCAGCAACCCCAACTCAACCGATTTGAGTAACCCAGGGACACCACGTGTTCCCCCATTCCCGCCGATGGGGCCGATGCCCAACGATGAGGACTGTGGTTTGGGGCCAGGTTCGAACACACGCAATACGGCTTATGCTCCTTGGATGACAGAGATCCCGACGCTACGCTGCCCCAGCGACCCAGGGACCGGTTTGCCCGCGATGGGGCGAACGAATTATGCCGCCTGCTTGGGTGACGCCTGCCAATATCATGACCAAGGTCCCTACAGCAGCGGCACGCTTCAGAGCATCAGCAACAGTGTCACGGTCGCATTGAACGCGTCGGGGCGTGGTGTTTTCGTCAGTCGAACCAAGACGGCTTTCCGTGACATTCTGGATGGACTCTCCAACACAATCATGGCGGGCGAGATCGCGACAGACCTTGGCGATCGAAACGTTTCCACGACGCACAAGCAGATCAATAGCTTCCCAACGGTGGCGAACAATCCGCTGGTTTGCCGCAGCGACATCGACCCGCTGAGGCCGAATCATTGGGCCCCTGGCACAACCCTGCTGGCGGCTGGCAATCAAGGTCGTGGATTCCGCTGGGCCAGTGGCTGCGCCCCGTACTCCGTGATGAATACGATTTTGCCACCCAACTCCGAAGTCTGTTTGTCGTACGGACACACAGGGAACGGCATTTGTCCTCCCAGCAGTCGACATCAGGGCGGGGTCCACGTGCTGATGACCGACGGAGCCGTCGTGTTCATTTCGGACTCGGTCGAGGCGGGAGACTCGAGTTCACCGACGGTCAACAATTCGTCGACCGGTCTGCCTCCCGGCTCAAAAAGCCCGTATGGACTGTGGGGCAGCCTGGGGACGAAAGCCAGCAGCGAAGTGATCAGCAGCGAGCTGTGA